A portion of the Periophthalmus magnuspinnatus isolate fPerMag1 chromosome 2, fPerMag1.2.pri, whole genome shotgun sequence genome contains these proteins:
- the map3k2 gene encoding mitogen-activated protein kinase kinase kinase 2, which produces MGDSSVLESWVNRRSTMMDEQEVLKSIMQDLAELHRSSRPAMFLSDLGKPKASSPKNQNDVRVKFEFKGEKRILQFPRPVKLDELRDKAKVAFGQNMDLHYTNNELVIPLTTQDDLDKAVELLDRSVHMKSLKILLVLHSQNSLSNMELLPSQEELDNTGFRGTDKNMLALIGSQSDRSSPPPGYIPDALQQVARNGSFTSINSEGEFIPESMDQMLDPLSMSSPENSASGSCPSLDSPLDSDYPKSRMPRAQSYPDNHQDFPEYDIPVFEKSGKGGTYPRRYGVPFSPQDYSDGRKTFPRARRTQVHGFRSPVSFSPTDQSPSTSSGSSVFSPDAEDGASRRTRRGSDIEPNTSAAPTLSVMDISPPSRSPRAPTNWRLGKLLGQGAFGRVYLCYDADTGRELAVKQVQFDPDSPETSKEVSALECEIQLLKNLCHERIVQYYGCLRDSMERTLSIFMEYMPGGSIKDQLKSYGALTENVTRRYTRQILEGVSYLHSNMIVHRDIKGANILRDSVGNVKLGDFGASRRLQTICLSGTGMKSVTGTPYWMSPEVISGEGYGRKADIWSVGCTVVEMLTQRPPWAEFEAMAAIFKIATQPTNPVLPPHVSDHCREFLRRIFVETKLRPSADDLLRHIFVH; this is translated from the exons ATGGGAGACTCCTCTGTCCTGGAGTCCTGGGTCAACCGCCGTTCCACAATGATGG ATGAGCAGGAGGTGCTGAAGTCAATCATGCAGGACTTGGCTGAACTGCACCGCTCCAGCCGACCTGCCATGTTCCTATCAGACCTGGGCAAACCCAAGGCCTCGTCGCCCAAAAACCAG AATGACGTTCGGGTAAAGTTTGAGTTCAAAGGGGAGAAGAG GATTCTACAGTTTCCTCGACCGGTCAAACTGGACGAACTCCGAGACAAAGCGAAAGTGGCTTTTGGTCAAAACATGGACCTTCACTACACCAACAATGAG TTGGTGATCCCACTGACGACGCAGGACGACCTGGACAAAGCTGTGGAGCTGCTGGACCGAAGCGTTCACATGAAGAGCCTGAAGATTCTCCTAGTGCTGCACTCCCAG AATTCCTTGTCAAACATGGAGCTGCTGCCGTCTCAAGAGGAGCTGGACAACACTGGCTTCAGAGgcacagacaaaaacatgctCGCGCTCATCG GTTCCCAGTCAGACCgcagctctcctcctcccggTTACATTCCCGATGCTCTCCAGCAGGTGGCGAGAAATGGCTCTTTCACCAGCATCAACAGTGAAGGAGAGTTCATCCCTGAGAGCATGGACCAG ATGTTGGATCCTCTCTCGATGAGCAGTCCGGAGAACTCTGCGTCTGGAAGCTGTCCATCACTAGACAGTCCACTCGACAG tgATTACCCAAAGTCAAGGATGCCACGAGCACAGAGTTACCCAGACAACCATCAAGATTTCCCAG AGTACGACATCCCGGTGTTTGAGAAATCAGGGAAAGGAGGCACGTATCCACGGCGCTACGGTGTTCCCTTTAGCCCTCAAGACTACAGTGACG GGAGGAAGACGTTTCCTCGAGCTCGGAGGACACAGGTTCATGGCTTCAGGTCTCCAGTGAGTTTCAGCCCCACAGACCAGTCCCCGAGCACCAGCAGCGGAAGCAGCGTGTTCAGCCCCGACGCGGAGGACGGCGCCTCCCGCAGGACACGCAGAGGAAGTGACATTGAACCCAATACAAGCGCCGCCCCCACACTGTCAGTCATGGACATCAGCCCACCCAGCCGCT CTCCTCGCGCACCCACAAACTGGCGCCTGGGGAAGCTGTTGGGTCAGGGAGCATTCGGTCGTGTTTACCTCTGCTACGACGCAGACACCGGGAGAGAGCTCGCTGTGAAGCAGGTGCAGTTTGACCCTGACAGCCCCGAGACCAGCAAG GAGGTGAGTGCTCTGGAGTGTGAGATCCAGCTGCTGAAGAACTTGTGCCATGAGCGGATAGTGCAGTACTACGGCTGCCTGCGTGACTCCATGGAGCGCACTCTCTCTATCTTCATGGAGTACATGCCGGGG GGCTCGATAAAGGACCAGCTGAAGTCATACGGTGCACTGACAGAAAACGTGACACGGCGCTATACCCGACAGATCCTGGAGGGGGTGTCGTATCTCCACAGCAACATGATCGTGCACAGGGACATCAAAG GAGCGAACATCCTGCGAGACTCTGTGGGGAACGTGAAGCTGGGCGACTTTGGGGCGAGTCGTCGTCTTCAGACCATCTGTCTGTCGGGAACAGGGATGAAGTCGGTCACCGGGACGCCATATTGGATGAGCCCGGAGGTGATCAGCGGAGAAGGCTATGGCCGCAAAGCAGACATCTG GAGCGTGGGCTGCACCGTGGTGGAGATGCTCACACAGCGCCCCCCGTGGGCAGAGTTCGAGGCAATGGCAGCCATCTTTAAAATCGCAACTCAGCCAACGAACCCGGTGCTCCCTCCGCACGTGTCCGATCACTGCAGGGAGTTCCTCCGGAGGATCTTTGTGGAGACCAAACTGAGGCCCTCTGCTGATGACCTGTTGCGCCACATCTTTGTACATTAA